AGCCGAGCTGACCCGGTGCGTGGGCGTCGGTGTCGACGGCGAAACGGCACCCCAGCTCGCGAGCCCGGCTCAGCAGCCGTCGGGGAGGGTCGAGCCGTTCCGGACGAGAGTTGATCTCCACGGCGACGTCGTGCTCCCGGCAGGCCTCGAACACGGCGTCGGCGTCGAACTCCGAGGCGGGCCTGCCCCGGCCGGTGACCAGCCGTCCCGTGCAGTGGCCGAGCACGTCGACGTTCGGGTTCGACACGGCGGCGACCATGCGGCCGGTCATCCGGCGCGAGTCCATCCGCAGGTGGGAGTGCACGCTCGCCACCACGAGATCCAGCTCCGCGAGCAACTCCGGCTCCTGGTCGAGCGAGCCGTCGTCGAGGATGTCGACCTCGATGCCGGTGAGGACCCGAAAAGGCGTGCCCTCGCTCGCGTACGCGGCGTTGAGTTCGGCCACGACGTCCAGTTGGCGACGCAGGCGGTCGGCGCTCAACCCCCGTGCCACCGCCAGCCGGGGAGAGTGGTCGGTGAGCACCAGGTACTCGTGGCCGAGTACGCGCGCCGCCTCGGCCATCTCGTCGACGGAGCCGCCGCCGTCCGACCAGTCGGAGTGCGTGTGACAGTCCCCGCGTAACGCGGCGAGCAGTTCCCCGCCCTCGGGGAGGTTCCCCGCGCTTCCCACGACCTCGGTCAGGTAGGCGGGTTCCCGGCCCGCCAGCGCGTCGACGACGACACCGGCCGTGGTCTGGCCGATGCCGCTCAGCTCGGTGAGGGTGCCCTCGGCGGCCCGGCGCTCCAGTTCCTCCCGGCTCAGCCTCTCGATCACCGCGGCGGCCCTGCGGAACGCCCTGACGCGGTAGCTCGACGCTCCCTCGCGTTCGAGGCGCAACGCGACCTGCCGGAGCACGCCGCCGGGGTTCATCGCCTCGCCTCTCGGGGAAGCTCGTGGAATCGGACGTCACGGCACCGAGCCGCCTCGACCGTCATCGTGAGGTAGGTGCACGCCGGTTGCCGACGCCGGTCCGTGGGAGACCCCG
The window above is part of the Saccharomonospora glauca K62 genome. Proteins encoded here:
- a CDS encoding PHP domain-containing protein; protein product: MNPGGVLRQVALRLEREGASSYRVRAFRRAAAVIERLSREELERRAAEGTLTELSGIGQTTAGVVVDALAGREPAYLTEVVGSAGNLPEGGELLAALRGDCHTHSDWSDGGGSVDEMAEAARVLGHEYLVLTDHSPRLAVARGLSADRLRRQLDVVAELNAAYASEGTPFRVLTGIEVDILDDGSLDQEPELLAELDLVVASVHSHLRMDSRRMTGRMVAAVSNPNVDVLGHCTGRLVTGRGRPASEFDADAVFEACREHDVAVEINSRPERLDPPRRLLSRARELGCRFAVDTDAHAPGQLGWQPYGCARALDCGVAVGDVVNTLPAARLLEWTRR